The Caproicibacterium lactatifermentans genome contains a region encoding:
- a CDS encoding carbohydrate ABC transporter permease translates to MKHSHTSGFRVALPFLLPSLVGFLIFSILPIIATLFISMTNWDGLSQLTLASDFQGFMKQHFVGLQNYQEIFSNAEFYQVLSNTLKFVVLYIPLMLIVSLCVAGILNSKAHGVGIFRVVYYIPVITSWVAGSLIWKWVLNPQYGILNSILSAIGIQGPQWLQSPQWAMPAIVLASVWKDMGYFGLMLLSGLQGINREYYEAAAIDGANNVQRFFKITLPLLTPTIFFVLIISLINSFQIFPQVMIMTPDGGPGGSTMVMVERIYKHGFTYYEMGTASALSWILFIIIMALTFVQMKLQSKWVNYDD, encoded by the coding sequence ATGAAACATTCGCATACATCAGGATTTCGCGTGGCACTGCCGTTCCTGCTTCCCAGCCTCGTAGGATTTTTGATTTTCAGCATTTTACCGATAATCGCCACTTTGTTTATCAGTATGACAAACTGGGACGGTCTAAGCCAGTTGACCTTAGCAAGTGATTTTCAGGGTTTCATGAAACAACATTTCGTTGGTTTGCAAAATTATCAGGAAATTTTCAGTAACGCTGAGTTTTATCAGGTGTTGTCAAACACTCTAAAGTTTGTGGTACTTTATATTCCGCTCATGCTTATCGTATCGCTCTGTGTCGCCGGTATTTTGAACAGTAAGGCGCATGGGGTAGGCATTTTCCGTGTGGTTTATTATATCCCCGTGATTACTTCGTGGGTAGCAGGCTCTTTAATCTGGAAATGGGTATTGAACCCTCAATACGGAATTTTAAATTCCATATTATCGGCGATTGGCATACAAGGGCCTCAATGGTTACAAAGCCCACAATGGGCGATGCCAGCAATTGTATTGGCTTCCGTGTGGAAAGATATGGGCTATTTTGGTTTAATGTTGCTGTCCGGTTTACAGGGAATCAATCGTGAGTACTATGAAGCGGCGGCTATTGATGGCGCCAATAATGTTCAGCGTTTCTTCAAAATTACACTGCCGCTTTTAACGCCGACAATTTTCTTTGTGCTTATCATTAGCTTGATTAATTCTTTTCAGATTTTCCCCCAGGTGATGATCATGACACCGGACGGAGGACCAGGTGGTTCTACAATGGTTATGGTAGAACGCATTTATAAACATGGTTTTACATATTACGAGATGGGTACTGCATCCGCCCTAAGTTGGATTTTGTTTATTATCATTATGGCCTTGACTTTCGTACAAATGAAATTGCAGAGTAAGTGGGTGAACTATGATGACTGA